The nucleotide window ATTCGCAATCGTCAGGCCACGTCCCCTCCCGCGCGGCTGCCGAACCTCTTCGCCGCGCGTAGTTTGGAGCCATGCCGCGCTATTTCGAGCTGACCCGCAAGCACACGTACTCGCTGCTCTTCGCCATTCCCGTGCTGGTGGCGTACGAGGCCGGCGCGGCGATGATCAACCACGGCACCAGCGGCCTGCGCAACGGCGCCGACGTGCTGCTGCGCACCGTGCTGGCGGCGGGCGGCATCCACAGCACAGTGGCGTTCACCGCCATCCTGGCGCTCGGCGCGGTCGTGCTGATCGTGAAGGAGCGGCGGAAGGAAGCCGTGCCCATCCGCGGCGCCGTGTTCGCGGGGATGGCGATGGAGAGCGTGCTGTACGCCCTCGTCTTCGGCACCGTGGTCGGCACGCTGACCGCGTGGGTGCTGGGGGGATGGCGCCTGGCCGCGGACCCGGCGGGCGGGCCGCTCGCCCGCGTCCCCTTCGGCGAGGGGGTGGTGCTGTCCCTGGGCGCGGGGTTCTACGAGGAGCTGCTCTTCCGGGTGATCCTGGTGGGCGGACTTCTCGCGGTCTTCAAGCAGTCGGGCCTGGGGAACACGTCGCGGAAGATCTACGCGGCCATCCTGGCGGCGCTGCTCTTCTCCGCCTTCCACTACATCGGCCCGTACGCGTACCCGCTGGAGCTGGGCTCGTTCACCTTCCGCTTCCTGAGCGGGCTGGCGCTGAACGCGCTGTTCATTACCCGCGGCTTCGGCATCGCCGTGTGGACGCACGCGCTGTACGACATCTACGTGATGCTGCTGCAGCGGTGAGGAGGAGGGGAACGGCAACCAAGCGCTTGTCCGGCTTGCGGATGCGATCCGCCGCATCTAGCGTGTGAAACGATCCGT belongs to Longimicrobium sp. and includes:
- a CDS encoding CPBP family intramembrane glutamic endopeptidase, coding for MPRYFELTRKHTYSLLFAIPVLVAYEAGAAMINHGTSGLRNGADVLLRTVLAAGGIHSTVAFTAILALGAVVLIVKERRKEAVPIRGAVFAGMAMESVLYALVFGTVVGTLTAWVLGGWRLAADPAGGPLARVPFGEGVVLSLGAGFYEELLFRVILVGGLLAVFKQSGLGNTSRKIYAAILAALLFSAFHYIGPYAYPLELGSFTFRFLSGLALNALFITRGFGIAVWTHALYDIYVMLLQR